The Nocardioides panzhihuensis genome has a segment encoding these proteins:
- a CDS encoding alpha/beta fold hydrolase, protein MSETTLSTATTTQTATDQPADHRSIWGFLRELDFRQGFVEVGGVRTRYAEAGSPDLPAVIMLHGTGGHWETFAPNLAALSEHFHCIAVDMVGNGFSEKPDYDYEIPVYVRQALGVLDHFGIEKAHFIGMSLGAWVCAATAVSHPDRVDRMILMSPAGLIATASNMARIRAERTAAVQNPTWDSIHKVFAHLIAEEANRLPDLIALRQAIYRRDDTRETIDRLLILQDAEARDRNLIPEEAWKTIQTPTLVVAAGKDHSEYMSTARTVSRLIPDSDVLEMPGVAHWPHFEDPATFNPAAIAFLSK, encoded by the coding sequence ATGAGCGAGACCACGTTGAGCACCGCTACGACCACTCAGACCGCCACCGATCAGCCCGCGGACCACCGCAGCATCTGGGGATTCCTGCGTGAGCTCGACTTCCGGCAGGGCTTCGTCGAGGTCGGCGGCGTCCGCACCCGGTACGCCGAGGCCGGCTCCCCCGACCTGCCGGCGGTGATCATGCTGCACGGCACCGGCGGCCACTGGGAGACGTTCGCACCCAACCTGGCCGCGCTCTCCGAGCACTTCCACTGCATCGCCGTCGACATGGTCGGCAACGGCTTCTCCGAGAAGCCCGACTACGACTACGAGATCCCGGTCTACGTCCGCCAGGCCCTCGGCGTGCTCGACCACTTCGGCATCGAGAAGGCACACTTCATCGGAATGTCGCTGGGCGCATGGGTCTGCGCGGCCACCGCCGTATCCCACCCGGACCGAGTGGATCGGATGATCCTGATGTCGCCGGCCGGGCTGATCGCCACGGCCTCCAACATGGCCCGGATCCGGGCCGAGCGCACCGCCGCGGTGCAGAACCCGACCTGGGACTCGATCCACAAGGTCTTCGCCCATCTGATCGCCGAGGAGGCCAACCGCCTCCCCGACCTGATCGCGCTGCGCCAGGCGATCTACCGCCGCGACGACACCCGCGAGACCATCGACCGCCTGCTGATCCTGCAGGACGCCGAGGCTCGCGATCGCAACCTCATCCCCGAGGAGGCGTGGAAGACGATCCAGACCCCGACGCTCGTCGTCGCGGCGGGCAAGGACCACAGCGAATACATGAGCACGGCGCGCACCGTCTCTCGGCTCATCCCCGATTCCGACGTGCTCGAGATGCCCGGCGTGGCCCACTGGCCGCACTTCGAGGACCCGGCCACGTTCAACCCGGCCGCGATCGCCTTCCTGTCCAAGTGA
- the hpaH gene encoding 2-oxo-hept-4-ene-1,7-dioate hydratase, with protein sequence MSAPMLPETIAECAQRLYEAEQARKPIRQLSLDFPEMTIEDAYAVQRALVDLKVADGRAVRGRKIGLTSKVMQRAVSIDEPDYGAIFDDMFFDDGGTVPAGRFIQPRVEVELAFVLGADLTGPGVTLYDVLRASEYVTPALEILDARVQMSDPETGHLRTIVDTIADNAADAGIVLGGRVVRPHDVDLRWVSALLLRNASIEESGVAAAVLNHPANGVAWLANRLAPHGVSLQAGEVILAGSFTKPVFALPGDTFVADYGPLGTVSCAFAREELS encoded by the coding sequence GTGAGCGCCCCGATGCTTCCCGAGACCATCGCCGAGTGCGCGCAGCGGCTCTACGAGGCCGAACAGGCTCGCAAGCCGATCCGTCAGCTCTCGCTGGACTTCCCCGAGATGACGATCGAGGACGCGTACGCCGTGCAGCGCGCGCTCGTCGACCTGAAGGTCGCCGACGGCCGGGCCGTTCGGGGCCGCAAGATCGGGCTGACCTCGAAGGTCATGCAGCGGGCGGTCTCCATCGACGAGCCCGACTACGGGGCCATCTTCGACGACATGTTCTTCGACGACGGCGGCACGGTCCCGGCCGGCCGGTTCATCCAGCCGCGGGTCGAGGTCGAGCTGGCCTTCGTGCTCGGTGCGGACCTGACCGGTCCCGGCGTCACGCTCTACGACGTGCTGCGCGCCAGCGAGTACGTCACCCCGGCACTGGAGATCCTCGACGCCCGGGTCCAGATGAGCGACCCGGAGACGGGCCACCTGCGTACCATCGTCGACACCATCGCCGACAACGCAGCCGATGCGGGCATCGTGCTCGGTGGCCGGGTCGTACGCCCGCACGACGTCGACCTGCGCTGGGTCTCCGCCCTGCTGCTGCGCAACGCCTCCATCGAGGAGTCGGGCGTCGCCGCCGCGGTGCTCAACCACCCCGCCAACGGCGTCGCCTGGCTGGCCAATCGGCTCGCGCCCCACGGGGTGTCGCTGCAGGCGGGCGAGGTGATCCTCGCCGGCTCGTTCACCAAGCCGGTCTTCGCCCTGCCTGGCGACACGTTCGTTGCCGACTACGGCCCGCTCGGCACCGTCTCGTGCGCCTTCGCCCGTGAGGAGCTGTCATGA
- a CDS encoding aldolase/citrate lyase family protein, translating into MNRWLERLGERPQAGMWIASGSAYTAEICAGAGLDWLMLDQEHVPNDLRSTLAQLQAVAAYPVEVLVRPAVFDPVAIKQLLDLGVTNLIVPMIESADEARAVVAATRYPPEGIRGVGSALARASQWNRISDYLTTASTTLSVTVQVESAAGLDALPQILDVDGIDGVFIGPADLAASLGRLGQPEHPDVVATIERTIATIAASGKAAGVNAFNETIARRYLAAGARFVLVGADVTLLARGAEGLAKQYGSL; encoded by the coding sequence ATGAACCGCTGGCTCGAACGACTCGGCGAGCGACCCCAGGCCGGGATGTGGATCGCATCGGGAAGCGCCTACACCGCGGAGATCTGCGCCGGTGCGGGCCTGGACTGGCTGATGCTCGACCAGGAGCACGTTCCCAACGACCTACGCTCGACGCTGGCCCAGCTCCAGGCGGTGGCCGCCTACCCGGTCGAGGTGCTGGTGCGCCCGGCCGTCTTCGACCCGGTCGCCATCAAGCAGCTCCTCGACCTCGGGGTGACCAACCTGATCGTGCCGATGATCGAGTCGGCCGACGAGGCCAGGGCCGTGGTCGCGGCCACGCGCTATCCACCCGAGGGGATCCGCGGGGTCGGCAGCGCGCTCGCACGAGCCTCGCAATGGAACCGGATCTCCGACTATCTGACGACCGCGTCCACCACACTGAGCGTCACCGTCCAGGTGGAGTCGGCCGCCGGTCTCGACGCCCTGCCCCAGATCCTCGACGTCGACGGGATCGATGGGGTCTTCATCGGGCCCGCCGACCTGGCCGCATCCCTCGGCCGCCTCGGCCAGCCCGAGCATCCCGATGTCGTCGCCACGATCGAGCGCACGATCGCGACGATCGCCGCCTCAGGCAAGGCTGCCGGGGTCAACGCGTTCAACGAGACGATCGCCCGTCGCTACCTGGCCGCCGGCGCCCGCTTCGTCCTCGTCGGAGCTGACGTCACCCTGCTGGCCCGCGGCGCCGAAGGACTGGCGAAGCAGTATGGATCTCTTTGA
- a CDS encoding thiolase family protein: MTSADVALVGLGMTEMSLTPGRTPQGLAREAVGLALADAGLTRADVDGLLVGTSQGVRPDRLGVTFAAQGGFGDLRLLEHVEIKGATTIAMIQRAALAIATGAASTVVCVFADAPLVQGKGAGSTYAHSGGQSGVRGLERASGVLGSVPTYALLAQRWMHVSGGTPEDLCAVAVTTRAWALGNPAAVVRKPLDAEGYLAAPMIAEPLRRLDCARPVNGAVAVVVTGDPGLGNPIRVNVRGTGRAHPVRHRRAGRESWFGGGRRAVDDALDAARMTRGDLDVAELYDPFSVVTLMLLEEYALTGGVPAGKFVASGETSRGGALPTNTGGGQLSGFYLQGMTPLAEALVQLRGEGGERQVDGAATALVGGIGGRIDHHAALILERAA; the protein is encoded by the coding sequence GTGACCTCCGCCGATGTGGCCCTGGTCGGGCTCGGCATGACCGAGATGTCGCTGACCCCCGGGCGTACGCCGCAGGGGCTCGCCCGCGAGGCCGTCGGCCTGGCGCTCGCCGACGCCGGGCTGACCCGCGCCGACGTCGACGGGCTGCTGGTCGGCACCTCCCAGGGCGTGCGCCCCGACCGGCTCGGCGTCACCTTCGCCGCCCAGGGCGGCTTCGGCGACCTGCGCCTGCTCGAGCACGTCGAGATCAAGGGCGCCACGACCATCGCGATGATCCAGCGCGCCGCCCTGGCCATCGCGACCGGGGCGGCGAGCACCGTCGTCTGCGTCTTCGCCGACGCGCCGCTGGTGCAGGGCAAGGGCGCCGGCTCGACCTACGCCCACAGCGGCGGCCAGTCCGGCGTACGCGGCCTGGAACGTGCCTCCGGCGTGCTCGGCTCGGTGCCGACCTACGCCCTGCTCGCCCAGCGCTGGATGCACGTCAGCGGCGGCACTCCCGAGGACCTGTGTGCCGTCGCGGTGACCACCCGCGCCTGGGCGCTCGGCAATCCCGCGGCCGTGGTGCGCAAGCCGCTCGACGCCGAGGGCTACCTCGCCGCGCCGATGATCGCCGAGCCGCTGCGCCGGCTCGACTGCGCCCGCCCGGTCAACGGCGCGGTCGCTGTCGTGGTCACCGGCGACCCCGGCCTCGGCAACCCGATCCGGGTGAACGTACGCGGCACCGGCCGCGCGCACCCCGTACGCCACCGCCGAGCGGGCCGAGAGTCCTGGTTCGGCGGCGGTCGCCGGGCGGTCGACGATGCGCTCGACGCCGCCCGGATGACTCGCGGCGACCTCGACGTCGCTGAGCTCTACGACCCGTTCTCCGTGGTCACCCTGATGCTGCTGGAGGAGTACGCGCTCACCGGAGGCGTGCCCGCCGGCAAGTTCGTCGCGTCCGGCGAGACCAGTCGCGGGGGAGCGCTGCCGACCAACACCGGCGGCGGCCAGCTCTCCGGCTTCTACCTCCAGGGCATGACTCCGCTGGCCGAGGCGCTGGTCCAGCTCCGCGGCGAGGGCGGAGAGCGCCAGGTCGACGGCGCCGCCACCGCCCTGGTCGGCGGCATCGGCGGTCGCATCGACCATCACGCGGCCCTCATCCTGGAACGTGCGGCATGA